The following are encoded together in the Deinococcus soli (ex Cha et al. 2016) genome:
- a CDS encoding S8 family peptidase — MKRNLLMLGAALTLGGLSEANAGRLSPTLLQRAQKGDQTQVGVIVRFQFANDARGRAQFKNLRGQLASRLAALGPAAGFIGQALNSGKATQLWLDQSIYLPMTPVQARAVAMLPIVSDVFENFKVQIPKPQRAVALSAAAAAPGEAWHLAKIGAPQAWTAGFKGQGIKIGHLDSGIDANHPQLNGKVAAFAEFNADGDRVPNAAARDTTNHGTHTAGLLVGDTVGVAPSAKVISALVLPNNEGTFAQVIAGMQYVLDPDNNADTDDGADVVNMSLGIPGTYDEFIVPVQNMLKAGVVPVFAIGNFGPTSASTGSPGNLPDAIGVGAVGQDGQVASFSSRGPVNWNSTIKGVFTKPDIAAPGVEITSAFPNGQYGALSGSSQASPIAAGAVALLLSAKPGTSVDGIKNALYTSASNAGSKNNNVGFGQISVPGAMGKLGVNLGGTPAPAPTPAPAPTPAPTPAPTPAPTPAPTPAPAPTGPSGYTLCALEGSKCDFSGQKDAAFGTAGKYLTGVGTDGFNCTVAEWGRDPAPGLRKGCFIKDRPGTPAPTPAPAPTPAPSTGKKPTVMLVDDDMGQGADVTAALRDAIKANAATGGAFVWNTQSQGAVPLSELKRADIVVWATGEQYQNTITPADQNTLQQYVAGGGNLLITGQDIGYDIGTSAFYTGTLKTRFVADSSGQAKFVTRGAFGSTAFTLNAQGSAANQYYPDVIADQGGSSVVASWGTANATAGTITAQSIRVDPNRTRAAQKVQDPRGLVERLAANILGGVLNQILGGNTQAQGQNRPRVSAQSAGENAGAIVANDAGKYRTVTMGFGMEGLTPNSRNILMKTAFDWLMK; from the coding sequence ATGAAGCGAAACCTCCTGATGCTCGGCGCGGCCCTGACCCTGGGCGGCCTGAGCGAAGCCAACGCCGGGCGCCTGTCCCCGACGTTGCTGCAACGCGCCCAGAAGGGCGACCAGACCCAGGTGGGCGTGATCGTCCGCTTCCAGTTCGCCAACGACGCCCGCGGCCGGGCGCAGTTCAAGAACCTGCGCGGGCAGCTCGCCAGCCGCCTCGCCGCGCTCGGCCCCGCCGCCGGGTTCATCGGGCAGGCGCTCAACTCCGGCAAGGCCACCCAGCTGTGGCTGGACCAGAGCATCTACCTGCCCATGACGCCCGTGCAGGCCCGCGCCGTGGCGATGCTCCCGATCGTCAGTGACGTGTTCGAGAACTTCAAGGTACAGATCCCCAAACCGCAGCGTGCCGTCGCCCTGAGCGCCGCCGCCGCCGCGCCCGGCGAGGCCTGGCACCTCGCCAAGATCGGCGCGCCACAGGCCTGGACCGCCGGATTCAAGGGCCAGGGCATCAAGATCGGCCACCTGGACAGCGGCATCGACGCCAATCACCCGCAGCTGAACGGGAAGGTCGCCGCGTTCGCAGAGTTCAACGCGGACGGGGACCGCGTCCCGAATGCCGCCGCGCGCGACACCACCAACCACGGCACGCACACCGCGGGCCTGCTGGTCGGTGACACGGTCGGCGTGGCGCCCAGCGCGAAGGTCATCAGCGCGCTGGTCCTCCCGAACAACGAGGGCACCTTCGCGCAGGTCATCGCGGGCATGCAGTACGTCCTCGACCCGGACAACAACGCCGACACCGACGACGGCGCCGACGTCGTGAATATGAGCCTTGGCATTCCCGGCACGTACGACGAGTTCATCGTGCCTGTGCAGAACATGCTCAAGGCGGGCGTGGTGCCGGTGTTCGCCATCGGGAACTTCGGGCCGACCTCGGCCAGCACCGGTAGCCCCGGCAACCTGCCCGACGCGATCGGCGTGGGCGCCGTGGGCCAGGACGGCCAGGTGGCCAGCTTCAGCAGCCGCGGGCCCGTGAACTGGAACAGCACCATCAAGGGCGTGTTCACCAAGCCCGACATCGCCGCGCCCGGCGTGGAGATCACCAGCGCCTTCCCGAACGGACAGTACGGCGCGCTCAGCGGGTCCTCGCAGGCCAGCCCCATCGCGGCGGGCGCCGTGGCCCTGCTGCTGTCCGCCAAGCCCGGTACCAGTGTGGACGGCATCAAGAACGCGCTGTACACCAGCGCCAGCAACGCGGGCAGCAAGAACAACAACGTGGGCTTCGGTCAGATCAGTGTGCCCGGCGCGATGGGCAAACTGGGCGTGAACCTGGGCGGCACCCCTGCGCCCGCCCCGACACCTGCACCGGCCCCCACGCCTGCGCCGACCCCCGCCCCGACGCCTGCGCCGACGCCGGCCCCCACCCCCGCGCCTGCTCCCACCGGCCCCAGTGGCTACACGCTGTGCGCCCTGGAAGGCAGCAAGTGCGACTTCAGCGGGCAGAAGGACGCCGCGTTCGGCACCGCCGGGAAGTACCTGACGGGCGTCGGCACCGACGGCTTCAACTGCACGGTCGCCGAGTGGGGCCGCGACCCCGCCCCGGGCCTGAGGAAGGGCTGCTTCATCAAGGACCGCCCCGGCACGCCTGCGCCCACCCCGGCACCCGCCCCGACCCCCGCGCCCAGCACCGGCAAGAAACCCACCGTCATGCTCGTCGATGACGACATGGGCCAGGGTGCCGACGTGACGGCCGCGCTGCGTGACGCCATCAAGGCCAACGCCGCGACTGGTGGGGCCTTCGTGTGGAACACCCAGAGCCAGGGCGCCGTGCCCCTGAGCGAACTCAAGCGCGCGGACATCGTCGTCTGGGCGACCGGCGAGCAGTACCAGAACACCATCACCCCCGCCGACCAGAACACCTTGCAGCAGTACGTGGCGGGCGGCGGGAACCTCCTGATCACCGGGCAGGACATCGGCTACGACATCGGCACCAGCGCCTTCTACACCGGCACCCTGAAGACCCGCTTCGTGGCGGACAGCAGCGGTCAGGCGAAATTCGTGACGCGCGGCGCGTTCGGCAGCACCGCCTTCACCCTGAACGCCCAGGGCAGCGCCGCCAACCAGTACTACCCCGACGTGATCGCCGACCAGGGCGGCAGCAGCGTAGTCGCCTCGTGGGGCACCGCGAACGCCACCGCCGGAACGATCACCGCGCAGAGCATCCGCGTGGACCCCAACCGCACCCGCGCCGCGCAGAAGGTGCAGGACCCGCGCGGTCTGGTCGAGCGGCTGGCCGCGAACATCCTGGGTGGCGTGCTGAACCAGATCCTGGGCGGCAACACCCAGGCGCAGGGCCAGAACCGCCCCCGCGTCAGCGCCCAGTCCGCCGGCGAGAACGCCGGGGCGATCGTCGCCAACGACGCCGGGAAGTACCGCACCGTCACCATGGGCTTCGGCATGGAGGGCCTGACCCCCAACAGCCGCAACATCCTGATGAAGACCGCCTTCGACTGGCTGATGAAGTAA
- a CDS encoding CBS domain-containing protein: protein MTTLRDIMTTDLTTTDPRATLKEVATLMREQDIGNVLIMDGDTLSGIITDRDIVIRAVAYGHDLGSAATDYATGSVFTMDADTSVQDAAKAMADRQLRRLPVTDGAKVVGIVSLADLATRASGGADEQALQGISQPTI from the coding sequence ATGACCACCCTGCGCGACATCATGACCACCGACCTGACCACCACCGATCCCCGCGCCACCCTGAAGGAGGTGGCCACGCTGATGCGCGAGCAGGACATCGGCAACGTGCTCATCATGGACGGCGATACGCTGAGCGGCATCATCACCGACCGGGACATCGTGATCCGCGCCGTGGCGTACGGGCACGACCTGGGCAGCGCCGCGACCGACTACGCCACCGGCAGCGTGTTCACGATGGACGCGGACACCAGCGTGCAGGACGCCGCGAAAGCCATGGCGGACCGCCAGCTGCGCCGCCTGCCCGTCACGGACGGCGCGAAGGTCGTCGGGATCGTGAGCCTCGCGGACCTCGCCACGCGCGCCAGCGGCGGCGCAGACGAACAGGCGCTGCAAGGCATCAGCCAGCCCACGATCTGA
- a CDS encoding oxidoreductase: MTPIKSPLAPRAAAADLLKGTDLTGQTAVVTGAASGLGVETVRALLGAGARVIMPVRDTARGEEVARDLAQATGNSDVHVLHLDLGSLASVRQAAGELLALAPQIRMLINNAGVMATPQGQTADGFETQFGTNHLGHFQLTRLLMPALLAAAPARVVALSSSGHRISDIRWDDPNFRATPYDPWQAYGQSKTANALFAAELNRRYANQGVTANAVHPGGIMTGLQKHMPAGEAQRRGWIDENGVPNPAFKTPAQGASTSVWAATAPELDGVGGLFLEDLQQSTPLDEDSPNPMFGYKLHALDADSARRLWTLSEELIDQTGK, from the coding sequence ATGACCCCGATCAAGAGCCCACTGGCCCCCCGCGCCGCCGCCGCCGACCTCCTGAAAGGCACCGACCTGACCGGCCAGACCGCCGTCGTGACTGGCGCGGCCTCCGGGCTGGGCGTCGAGACGGTCCGCGCCCTGCTGGGCGCCGGGGCGCGCGTGATCATGCCTGTCCGCGACACTGCGCGCGGCGAGGAGGTCGCCCGTGACCTCGCCCAGGCCACCGGGAACAGCGACGTGCACGTCCTGCACCTCGATCTCGGCTCCCTCGCGTCGGTGCGGCAGGCCGCCGGGGAGCTCCTCGCGCTCGCCCCGCAGATCAGGATGCTCATCAACAACGCGGGCGTCATGGCCACCCCGCAGGGCCAGACCGCCGACGGCTTCGAGACGCAGTTCGGCACGAACCACCTGGGGCACTTCCAGCTGACCCGGCTGCTGATGCCCGCGCTGCTGGCCGCCGCGCCCGCCCGGGTCGTGGCCCTGAGCAGCAGCGGTCACCGCATCAGCGACATCCGCTGGGACGACCCGAACTTCCGGGCGACCCCCTACGATCCCTGGCAGGCGTACGGCCAGAGCAAGACCGCCAACGCCCTGTTCGCCGCCGAACTCAATCGCCGCTACGCCAACCAGGGCGTCACCGCGAACGCCGTGCATCCCGGCGGGATCATGACCGGCCTGCAGAAGCACATGCCCGCAGGTGAGGCGCAGCGGCGCGGCTGGATCGACGAGAACGGCGTGCCCAACCCCGCCTTCAAGACTCCCGCGCAGGGTGCCAGCACCAGCGTCTGGGCCGCCACCGCGCCCGAACTGGACGGCGTGGGCGGCCTGTTCCTTGAGGACCTCCAGCAGAGCACCCCGCTGGACGAGGACAGCCCCAACCCGATGTTCGGCTACAAGCTCCACGCGCTCGACGCGGACAGCGCCCGCCGCCTGTGGACCCTCAGTGAGGAACTGATCGACCAGACCGGGAAGTGA
- a CDS encoding DnaJ C-terminal domain-containing protein, producing the protein MAYKDYYDVLGVSRGASDADIKSAYRKLAKQYHPDKNAGDEKAAEKFKEIGEAYAVLSDPEKRKVFDQFGHTGQVPPGYQGGGFQGGDFGGFDGSQFSDFFQGLFGGAGRRGGAGFQGGAQVNLEDLLGGGLGGAGQSRRFVQNVEGELQVTLEEAFSGSDEVINVDGKRLSLRVPAGTRDGARLRLAGQGPGGGDVLLTIRVLEDARFDLDGNHLTTSVDVPAPVAALGGDVTVQTLSGKGNLSVPPGSSGGRRMRLRGQGWPKKDGTRGDLYVRLNVTVPTTLSDEQKELYRRLRDLG; encoded by the coding sequence ATGGCGTACAAGGATTACTACGACGTGCTGGGCGTGTCCCGCGGCGCGTCCGACGCGGACATCAAGAGCGCGTACCGCAAACTGGCCAAGCAGTACCACCCGGACAAGAACGCCGGGGACGAGAAGGCCGCCGAGAAGTTCAAGGAGATCGGCGAGGCCTACGCGGTCCTCAGCGACCCGGAGAAACGCAAGGTGTTCGACCAGTTCGGGCACACCGGGCAGGTGCCCCCCGGCTACCAGGGCGGCGGCTTCCAGGGTGGCGACTTCGGCGGCTTCGACGGCTCGCAGTTCAGCGACTTCTTCCAGGGGCTGTTCGGCGGGGCCGGGCGCCGGGGCGGCGCGGGCTTCCAGGGCGGCGCGCAGGTGAACCTCGAGGACCTGCTCGGCGGCGGCCTGGGCGGCGCGGGGCAGAGCCGCCGCTTCGTGCAGAACGTGGAAGGCGAGTTGCAGGTCACGCTGGAGGAAGCCTTCAGCGGCTCTGATGAGGTCATCAACGTGGACGGCAAACGCCTGAGCCTGCGCGTCCCGGCGGGCACGCGCGACGGCGCACGCCTGCGGCTGGCCGGGCAGGGCCCGGGCGGCGGGGACGTGCTGCTGACCATCCGCGTACTGGAGGACGCCCGATTCGACCTGGACGGCAACCACCTGACCACCAGCGTGGACGTGCCCGCCCCGGTTGCCGCGCTGGGCGGGGACGTGACCGTGCAGACCCTGAGCGGCAAGGGGAACCTGAGCGTGCCCCCCGGCAGCAGCGGCGGGCGGCGCATGCGCCTGCGCGGGCAGGGCTGGCCGAAGAAGGACGGGACGCGCGGCGACCTGTACGTCCGCCTGAACGTCACGGTGCCCACCACCCTAAGCGACGAGCAGAAGGAGCTGTACCGCCGACTGCGCGACCTCGGGTAA